The proteins below come from a single Kryptolebias marmoratus isolate JLee-2015 linkage group LG12, ASM164957v2, whole genome shotgun sequence genomic window:
- the LOC108239215 gene encoding uncharacterized protein LOC108239215 isoform X2 yields the protein MWRQRAEQRLEAAVGEMSGFLETSAADFIEQLQQNKTLSAAFNPRVRLHRLVLPADVQQTELIKEEAPEEWRPGVDQQDQQDPGTLHIKEEEELWTSLDVEQLSVKEEADDTKFSCTADPLKSEDDEEKPLFLQLHQHQVEEGDLPTSSSADQMTAAAGGEVCGGAETIRNPDLSTHDDESSSSQTEVSEEGEDDEELHEPDFQLKDLSDLGSEPEDSDWKKSRAPETGGVAAEQIIPMHSCNNTRRRETGSTCLQRRRRCEVYAIPPYF from the exons ATGTGGAGACAGCGGGCTGAACAACGACTGGAAGCAGCAGTGGGAGAAATGTCCGGGTTTCTGGAAACATCAGCCGCAGATTTCATAGAacaactgcaacaaaacaaaaccctctctgctgctttcaaCCCCAGAGTTCGACTGCACAGATTAG TGCTCcctgcagatgttcagcagaCGGAGCTGATTAAAGAAGAAGCTCCTGAAGAATGGAGGCCTGGTGTGGACCAACaggaccagcaggacccagGGACCCTCCAcataaaggaggaggaggaactgtGGACCAGTCTTGATGTAGAGCAGCTCAGTGTGAAGGAGGAGGCTGATGACACAAAGTTTTCCTGCACTGCAGATCCTTTGAAgagtgaggatgatgaagagaaaCCTTTGTTCTTACAGCTTCATCAGCACCAAGTGGAGGAGGGAGATCTTCcaaccagcagctcagctgaccagatgacagcagcagctggtggagaggtctgtggaggagcagaaactaTCAGGAATCCAGATCTCTCTACTCATGATGATGAGTCCAGCTCTTCACAAACTGAAGTCAGTGAGgaaggtgaagatgatgaagaatTACATGAACCTGACTTTCAGCTGAAAGACTTATCAGACCTTGGATCAGAACCTGAAGACAGTGACTGGAAGAAGAGCAGGGCTCCTGAGACAG GTGGCGTCGCTGCAGAGCAAATAATACCGATGCACAGCTGCAACAACACCAGAAGAAGAGAGACCGGAAGTACATGCCTTCAACGCCGACGAAGATGCGAAGTTTATGCTATTCCACCTTACTTTTAA
- the LOC108239215 gene encoding zinc finger protein OZF-like isoform X1 has protein sequence MWRQRAEQRLEAAVGEMSGFLETSAADFIEQLQQNKTLSAAFNPRVRLHRLVLPADVQQTELIKEEAPEEWRPGVDQQDQQDPGTLHIKEEEELWTSLDVEQLSVKEEADDTKFSCTADPLKSEDDEEKPLFLQLHQHQVEEGDLPTSSSADQMTAAAGGEVCGGAETIRNPDLSTHDDESSSSQTEVSEEGEDDEELHEPDFQLKDLSDLGSEPEDSDWKKSRAPETGENAVNTPHSFSDCGKQFYTTRHSRTMSSSCLVNKKCYRDKKSGRSSRKIQSRQKSFSCDNCGKNFDSKSNLNTHMRIHTGQKPFACDLCEKRFVQKSNLNTHMRIHAGQKPFACDVCENRFGDKSNLNKHMRIHTGHKPFVCDLCGQKFGHKSHLNRHMRIHTGQKPFTCDLCGQRFGHKTVLNRHMIIHTGQKQFSCDVCEKRFGHKSHLNTHMLIHTGQKPFACGVCEKKFADKSTLRTHMIVHTGQKPFFCDVCEKRFGHKSHLNTHMLIHTGHKPFACGVCEKKFGNKKFLKVHMKIHTGGETV, from the exons ATGTGGAGACAGCGGGCTGAACAACGACTGGAAGCAGCAGTGGGAGAAATGTCCGGGTTTCTGGAAACATCAGCCGCAGATTTCATAGAacaactgcaacaaaacaaaaccctctctgctgctttcaaCCCCAGAGTTCGACTGCACAGATTAG TGCTCcctgcagatgttcagcagaCGGAGCTGATTAAAGAAGAAGCTCCTGAAGAATGGAGGCCTGGTGTGGACCAACaggaccagcaggacccagGGACCCTCCAcataaaggaggaggaggaactgtGGACCAGTCTTGATGTAGAGCAGCTCAGTGTGAAGGAGGAGGCTGATGACACAAAGTTTTCCTGCACTGCAGATCCTTTGAAgagtgaggatgatgaagagaaaCCTTTGTTCTTACAGCTTCATCAGCACCAAGTGGAGGAGGGAGATCTTCcaaccagcagctcagctgaccagatgacagcagcagctggtggagaggtctgtggaggagcagaaactaTCAGGAATCCAGATCTCTCTACTCATGATGATGAGTCCAGCTCTTCACAAACTGAAGTCAGTGAGgaaggtgaagatgatgaagaatTACATGAACCTGACTTTCAGCTGAAAGACTTATCAGACCTTGGATCAGAACCTGAAGACAGTGACTGGAAGAAGAGCAGGGCTCCTGAGACAGGTGAAAACGCTGTCAACACGCCTCACAGCTTTTCTGACTGTGGTAAACAATTTTACACGACACGTCATTCAAGAACAATGTCTTCAAGTTGTTTGGTGAATAAGAAATGTTACAGAGACAAGAAATCTGGTAGGTCAAGCAGGAAAATCCAGTCAAGACAGAAATCATTTAGTTGTGATAACTGTGGAAAAAATTTTGACAGcaagtcaaatttaaacacacacatgagaatccacacaggacagaaaccatttgcttgtgatctttgtgaaaaaaggtttgtacaaaagtcaaatttaaacactCATATGAGAATCCAtgcaggacagaaaccatttgcttgtgatgtttgtgaaaaCAGGTTTGGAGacaagtcaaatttaaacaaacacatgagaatccacacaggacatAAACCATTTGTCTGTGATCTTTGTGGACAGAAGTTTGGACACAAGTCCcatttaaacagacacatgagaatccacacaggacagaaaccatttaCTTGTGATCTTTGTGGACAAAGGTTTGGACATAAGACagttttaaacagacacatgataATCCATACAGGACAGAAACAATTttcttgtgatgtttgtgaaaaaaggtTTGGACACAAATCACATTTAAACACTCACATGctaatccacacaggacagaaaccatttgcttgtggtgtttgtgaaaaaaagtttGCGGACAAGTCAACTTTAAGAACTCACATGAtagtccacacaggacagaaaccatttttttgtgatgtttgtgaaaaaaggtTTGGACACAAATCACATTTAAACACTCACATGCTAATCCACACAGGACATAAACCGTTTGCTTgtggtgtttgtgaaaaaaagtttggaaacaagaaatttttaaaagtacacATGAAAATCCACACAGGAGGGGAAACAGTTTAG
- the LOC108239216 gene encoding gastrula zinc finger protein XlCGF57.1-like encodes MWRQRAEQRLEAAVGEMSGFLETSAADFIEQLQQNKTLSAAFNPRVRLHRLVLPADVQQTELIKEEAPEEWRPGVDQQDQQDPGTLHIKEEEELWTSLDVEQLSVKEEADDTKFSCTADPLKSEDDEEKPLFLQLHQHQVEEGDLPTSSSADQMTAAAGGEVCGGAETIRNPDLSTHDDESSSSQTEVSEEGEDDEELHEPDFQLKDLSDLGSEPEDSDWKKSRAPETGENAVNTPHSFSDCGKQFYTTRHSRTMSSSCLVNKKCYRDKKSGRSSRKIQSRQKSFSCDNCGKRFDNKSNLKRHMRIHTGHKPFACDLCGQRFGYKTVLKVHMRIHTGHKPFACDLCGQRFGYKTILKVHMIIHTGQKPFACGVCKRSFGDKSSLNRHRRIHTGQKPYACDLCGQRFGQKSTLNTHMIIHTGQKPFACVVCKKSFGDKSTLNRHILSHTGQKPFACGVCEKSFTQKSVLNNHMIIHTGQKPFACGVCMKSFGYESSLNTHMIIHTGQKPFACGVCEERFRHKSGLNDHMIIHTRQKPFACGVCEKRFGRKSNLKTHMIIHTGQKPFACDVCEKRFRHKSALNSHMIIHTGQKPFACDVCEKRFGRKSSLNRHMIIHKGQKTFSCGVFEKSFE; translated from the exons ATGTGGAGACAGCGGGCTGAACAACGACTGGAAGCAGCAGTGGGAGAAATGTCCGGGTTTCTGGAAACATCAGCCGCAGATTTCATAGAacaactgcaacaaaacaaaaccctctctgctgctttcaaCCCCAGAGTTCGACTGCACAGATTAG TGCTCcctgcagatgttcagcagaCGGAGCTGATTAAAGAAGAAGCTCCTGAAGAATGGAGGCCTGGTGTGGACCAACaggaccagcaggacccagGGACCCTCCAcataaaggaggaggaggaactgtGGACCAGTCTTGATGTAGAGCAGCTCAGTGTGAAGGAGGAGGCTGATGACACAAAGTTTTCCTGCACTGCAGATCCTTTGAAgagtgaggatgatgaagagaaaCCTTTGTTCTTACAGCTTCATCAGCACCAAGTGGAGGAGGGAGATCTTCcaaccagcagctcagctgaccagatgacagcagcagctggtggagaggtctgtggaggagcagaaactaTCAGGAATCCAGATCTCTCTACTCATGATGATGAGTCCAGCTCTTCACAAACTGAAGTCAGTGAGgaaggtgaagatgatgaagaatTACATGAACCTGACTTTCAGCTGAAAGACTTATCAGACCTTGGATCAGAACCTGAAGACAGTGACTGGAAGAAGAGCAGGGCTCCTGAGACAGGTGAAAACGCTGTCAACACGCCTCACAGCTTTTCTGACTGTGGTAAACAATTTTACACGACACGTCATTCAAGAACAATGTCTTCAAGTTGTTTGGTGAATAAGAAATGTTACAGAGACAAGAAATCTGGTAGGTCAAGCAGGAAAATCCAGTCAAGACAGAAATCATTTAGTTGTGATAACTGTGGAAAAAGATTTGACAACAAGTCAAATTTAAAGAGACatatgagaatccacacaggacatAAACCATTTGCTTGTGATCTTTGTGGACAAAGGTTTGGATACAAGACAGTTTTAAAAgtacacatgagaatccacacaggacatAAACCATTTGCTTGTGATCTTTGTGGACAAAGGTTTGGATACaagacaattttaaaagtacacatGATAATTCACACAGGACAAAAACCATTTGCTTGTGGTGTTTGTAAAAGAAGCTTTGGAGACAAGTCATCTTTAAACAGACACAGGAGAAttcacacaggacagaaaccataTGCTTGTGATCTTTGTGGACAAAGGTTTGGACAAAAGtcaactttaaacacacacatgataatccacacaggacagaaaccatttgcttgtgttgtttgtaaaaaaagcTTTGGAGACAAGTcaactttaaacagacacattttaagccacacaggacagaaaccgtTTGCTTgtggtgtttgtgaaaaaagcTTTACACAAAAATCCGTTTTAAACAACCACATGAtaatccacacaggacagaaaccatttgccTGTGGTGTTTGTATGAAAAGCTTTGGATACGAGTcaagtttaaacacacacatgattatccacacaggacagaaaccattcGCTTGTGGTGTTTGTGAAGAAAGGTTTAGACACAAGTCAGGTTTAAATGACCACATGATAATCCACACAAGACAAAAACCATTTGCTTGTGGGGTTTGTGAAAAAAGGTTTGGACGCAAGTCAAATTTGAAAACTCACATGAtaatccacacaggacagaaaccatttgcttgtgatgtttgtgaaaaaaggtTTAGACACAAGTCAGCTTTAAACAGTCACATGAtaatccacacaggacagaaaccatttgcttgtgatgtttgtgaaaaaaggtTTGGACGCAAGTCaagtttaaacagacacatgataATCCACAAAGGACAAAAAACGTTTTCTTGTGGTGTTTTTGAAAAAAGCTTTGAATAA
- the LOC119617501 gene encoding centrosomal protein of 290 kDa-like has product MATMLALFDWDKVSKLDPVALDKFSEHELDEIIDKFTLTEIWELENKTPDDIVHAFKVFQSLLKIKQRQLSVALNFLEEITEEDARTEKELRTKVKKLEKQLELFGTDTKTDSLKTDFSKLMFELDDKDRELEKSNTIIKTEQLKSYRLANNLKEKEDEVYMLKNSLFKLEKANHQLQLDVKFYQEETEERSLLVSNEKYNDLKKSLKLSNEQLSKSLEDIEKVKNEKKERENLIERLKKSLEQATEEMEKMTERCNNMSRALYKSDKTEDQLKIERDQAKFEVQRLKQIIHRMTESDIKAKEMECMKIVKAKDQEISDLKQQLDSAMSELYENDIPLLKQAINKKDYLINLQNEQLKKYTEEIEENIVLTNELKTAITQNKLLSRLLNNIQNLESKLEAAETRAKQAEQALRLDGKEKDESLAEASIKLSHYKCGTYALNLAFKDYKEWKCKHKMKDSEDMARVMNNLEMRIKDLLEENKDLTHTIVLNHRLEEVLKESRDLRTRRQVGNKFLTKETEQTDKTRLNQKEEWKQTKEKKTAPAEKTATCQVRDCSLQEQITDLHKELESSQKKFYKIAQAWDSAEEANGVSRADMASISVKMSCTSKQITDLEMIEFKQRAERAQNTCETLKNSLKEVEKRNLELESENEELKRNMETKRREGQRNKPANYNALSSVNQNRIKELEKSEEELRIIVHKLQGECSRFEGKMLRYYEDSAKTKEEGKRAEKERIKAEEIAKELKLKIQKLEKLVSTSKDGTEGQKKIDLGNKTKNYHLHKTGAESVFEKDRELIKHLENVVNEKNQTLLSLEKNMQKIKCEHQLALNKLNVELDHQQDQYKKLQNEILNIVAICSEDAGTSQDHMIPVSNQLAFGLDRIRKCVSSTLVMQATCKDLEEKLQKKDAALKKVDHNIWSNHKVINDLRFQLLNSSERDQSLTNPLLSTAHQNILDLQEQIVQKDSTIDRYKYLLFQSNTELNDLKNKHDQELTMLHEQLASESARFRNLTTQSEQMIQELQTSQKVQNTVKANSLCNISVEELQTQLTQKNKELKSLGRALLELRAKFQATETMQQASTSHPKEVESPDIQNQVQRQTASLTVQVQNMNKKLETVAESVKTATDSNAALKEKVECLTQDICRSEKSLKRLQIEQNEQQNEIKGLKQEIQELRNKQPGTESVQTNSRSGAYLKDQLAMNKKKTQLQMTRVWRAKMDRLQKSLKEKEQENEALAKKYNSLNDLHTKLVRQKNALDRKLKVQTRTRGTLRRI; this is encoded by the coding sequence ATGGCCACAATGCTTGCTTTGTTTGATTGGGATAAAGTGTCAAAACTTGACCCAGTGGCTCTGGATAAGTTCAGCGAACACGAATTGGATGAAATAATTGACAAATTTACTTTGACAGAAATATGGgaactggaaaataaaacaccagatGACATAGTTCATGCTTTTAAAGTATTTCAGAGcctgttaaaaattaaacagagaCAACTTTCTGTTGCCTTAAATTTTTTGGAGGAAATCACTGAAGAAGATGCAAGAACCGAGAAAGAACTTCgcacaaaagtgaaaaaactggaaaaacagcTTGAACTTTTTggcacagacacaaaaacagacagccttaaaacagattttagcaaGCTTATGTTTGAGCTTGACGACAAGGACAGAGAATTagaaaaatcaaatacaatcattaaaactgaacaattaaaatcttacaGGTTGGCTAACAACttgaaggagaaggaggatgAAGTTTATATGCTGAAAAATTCACTGTTTAAACTTGAAAAAGCGAATCACCAGCTCCAATTAGATGTGAAGTTCTATCAAGAAGAAACAGAGGAGAGAAGCTTACTTGTCTCCAATGAAAAGTACAATGATTTGAAGAAATCATTGAAGCTGTCCAACGAACAGCTTAGCAAAAGTTTGGAGGACAttgaaaaagtcaaaaatgaaaaaaaagaacgtgAAAATTTAATTGAGCgcttaaaaaaatctcttgaGCAGGCAACAGAGGAAATGGAAAAGATGACAGAAAGATGCAATAATATGTCAAGGGCTTTATACAAGTCTGATAAAACTGAAGACCAACTAAAGATTGAAAGAGATCAGGCAAAGTTCGAAGTTCAAAGGCTAAAACAAATCATTCATAGAATGACAGAGTCAGATATCAAAGCCAAAGAAATGGAGTGCATGAAAATAGTCAAAGCGAAGGACCAAGAGATTTCTGACCTAAAGCAGCAGCTGGATTCAGCCATGTCTGAATTATATGAAAATGATATTCCTCTCTTAAAGCAGGCcattaataaaaaagattatttaataaacttgCAAAACGAGCAACTGAAAAAGTATACAGAGGAAATTGAGGAAAATATTGTGCTCACTAATGAGCTAAAGACAGCTATAACACAAAACAAGCTATTGTCGAGACTCTTAAACAATATACAAAATCTGGAATCCAAGCTGGAAGCTGCAGAGACTAGAGCAAAGCAAGCAGAGCAGGCGCTAAGACTGGatggaaaggaaaaagatgAGTCTCTCGCTGAAGCTTCTATCAAACTGAGCCACTATAAATGTGGTACCTACGCCCTAAATTTGGCCTTTAAGGACTATAAGGAGtggaaatgtaaacacaaaatgaaagatTCAGAGGACATGGCAAGAGTAATGAATAATCTTGAGATGAGAATAAAGGACCTTTTAGAAGAAAACAAGGATTTGACGCATACAATAGTTCTGAATCACAGGCTAGAAGAAGTTTTGAAAGAGTCCAGGGACCTCAGAACCCGCAGACAGGTGGGAAACAAATTTCTCACCAAAGAGACTGAACAGACTGATAAGACAAGACTGAATCAAAAAGAagaatggaaacaaacaaaggagaaaaaaactgctcctgcagagaaaacagctACCTGTCAGGTTCGGGACTGCTCTCTTCAAGAACAGATAACTGATTTGCATAAGGAACTAGAAAGTTCACAgaaaaaattttacaaaatagcCCAAGCATGGGACAGTGCTGAGGAAGCAAATGGCGTTAGCAGGGCAGACATGGCATCAATTAGTGTTAAAATGTCATGCACCTCAAAACAAATCACTGATTTAGAAATGATAGAGTTCAAGCAGAGAGCTGAGCGTGCCCAAAACACATGTGAAACCTTAAAAAACTCTCTCAAGGAGGTGGAAAAGCGTAATTTAGAGTTAGAGTCAGAGaatgaagagttaaaaagaaacatggaGACTAAAAGAAGGGAGGGTCAGAGAAACAAACCAGCAAACTACAACGCACTGAGTAGTGTCAATCAAAATAGAATTAAAGAGTTGGAGAAATCAGAAGAGGAGCTTCGCATCATTGTTCATAAGCTTCAGGGCGAGTGCTCAAGATTTGAGGGAAAAATGTTAAGATATTATGAGGACAGTGCAAAGACCAAGGAGGAGGGGAAAAGGGCTGAAAAGGAGAGAATAAAAGCAGAGGAAATAGCCaaggagctaaaactgaaaattcAAAAGCTTGAAAAATTAGTTTCCACGTCAAAAGATGGAACTGAGGGacaaaagaaaattgatttgggcaataagacaaaaaattaTCACTTAcataaaacaggagcagaaTCTGTGTTTGAAAAAGACAGGGAACTGATCAAGCACCTTGAGAAcgttgtaaatgaaaaaaaccaaaccctTCTTTCACTtgaaaaaaatatgcagaaaatcAAATGTGAACATCAGCttgcattaaataaattaaatgtggaGTTGGACCATCAACAAGATCAGtacaaaaaacttcaaaatgaaatattaaacattgTGGCGATATGTAGTGAAGATGCAGGAACTTCACAGGATCATATGATACCTGTGTCTAATCAGTTAGCATTTGGTTTAGATAGGATCAGAAAGTGTGTCAGTTCCACTTTGGTCATGCAGGCCACTTGCAAAGATTTGGAGGAGAAGTTACAAAAGAAAGACGCTGCTCTGAAAAAGGTAGACCATAACATCTGGTCCAATCATAAAGTCATCAATGACCTACGTTTTCAGCTCCTAAATTCTAGTGAGAGAGACCAGTCATTAACTAACCCTCTCCTCAGCACAGCTCACCAGAACATCCTGGATCTCCAGGAGCAGATTGTCCAAAAAGACAGCACAATAGATAGatacaaatatttactttttcaaTCTAACACTGAACTAAATGAtctcaaaaataaacatgaccAAGAACTGACAATGTTGCATGAACAACTGGCTTCAGAAAGTGCACGTTTTAGGAATCTGACCACTCAGTCAGAGCAAATGATCCAAGAGCTCCAAACTAGCCAGAAAGTCCAGAATACTGTTAAAGCCAACTCTCTCTGCAACATCAGTGTAGAAGAACTACAAActcagctaacacaaaaaaacaaagaactcaaGTCTCTTGGCAGAGCTTTGTTGGAGCTACGAGCAAAATTTCAGGCTACTGAAACAATGCAACAGGCCTCAACCAGTCATCCAAAAGAAGTTGAAAGTCCTGATATACAGAATCAGGTTCAGAGGCAAACAGCATCTCTAACGGTACAAGTTCAAAATATGAATAAGAAACTTGAAACTGTTGCGGAGTCTGTAAAAACAGCCACAGATTCCAATGCTGCCCTGAAAGAAAAAGTGGAATGCCTTACTCAAGACATTTGTAGAAGTGAGAAATCCCTGAAACGCCTTCAGATTGAACAGaatgaacaacaaaatgaaattaagGGGCTCAAACAAGAAATCCAAGAACTCAGAAATAAACAACCGGGGACTGAAAGTGTGCAAACAAATAGCAGGTCAGGGGCTTATTTAAAAGATCAGCTagcaatgaataaaaaaaagactcaactACAGATGACTAGGGTCTGGAGAGCTAAAATGGACAGGCTACAAAAATCTTTAAAGGAGAAGGAACAAGAGAATGAAGCTcttgcaaaaaaatacaactctttGAACGATCTGCACACCAAACTGGTTAGACAGAAAAATGCCCTAGATAGAAAACTCAAAGTTCAAACTAGAACTCGTGGTACGCTGAGGAGGATCTGA
- the LOC108239217 gene encoding histone H3-4-like, giving the protein MKVSTTSICSDASKWLHVGVALLQSFCKQTACKFTGGKAPRKQLTTKAARKSAPVDGVKKPHHYRLSTVALRGIHYYQKSTELLIRKLPFWRLVQEIIHNFETDLRLDSSVVMALQEASKACLVGLFEDSRTEDTSGQTATRDPFWVEPKLFLSPGNSKA; this is encoded by the exons ATGAAAGTGAGCACAACATCAATCTGCAGCGATGCTTCAaagtggctgcatgttggagtagctctgttacaatCATTCTGCAAGCAGACCGCCTGTAAATtcactggaggtaaagctccccggaagcagctcaccaccaaagctgcccGCAAGAGCGCCCCGGTCGatggagtgaagaagcctcaccacTACAGGCTcagtaccgtggctctcagggggATCCActactaccagaagtccaccgagctgctcatccggaAGCTGCCCTTCTGGCGCCTGGTCCAGGAGATTATCCACAACTTCGAGACCGACCTGCGCCTCGACAGCTCGGTcgtcatggctctgcaggaagCCAGCAAGGCTtgcctggtggggctctttgaggacagcaggactgaggacacatcaggacagactgctacaagagatcctttctg GGTGGAGCCTAAGTTGTTCCTGTCTCCAGGCAACAGCAAAGCATGA
- the gpr139 gene encoding probable G-protein coupled receptor 139: MEPNHIFPVFPPNGSNWSPGQDPSEFTRGCPLGPLPVIYYSVLLCLGLPANILTVVILSQLVLRRQKSSYNYLLALAAADILVLLLIVFVDFILEDFILASSLPPSLNSTVQVLEFSSIHTSIWITVPLTIDRYIAVCHPLRYHTVSYPARTRKVIFAVYIGCLLSAAPYYWWPELWHSLPGVGNADEGGGGESNRRTVAQHVLVWVHCATVYFLPCTVFFSLNTVIVRKLRKRRNCFRLRGYSTGKTTAILLAITSVFAVLWAPRTLMILYHFYSPPPASQSAVRLLHMLTDISNMLALLNTGVNFFLYCFISKRFRAMAANVLRALVHCRKQSPPFYASHNFSITSSPWISPANSHCIKMFVYQYDKNGKPICISS; this comes from the exons ATGGAGCCAAACCACATCTTCCCCGTTTTCCCCCCTAATGGGAGCAACTGGAGCCCGGGGCAGGATCCCTCCGAGTTCACTCGGGGATGCCCCCTTGGACCACTGCCTGTCATCTACTACAGTGTCCTGCTCTGTCTTGGCCTGCCGG CTAACATCCTAACAGTGGTTATCCTGTCCCAGCTGGTGCTGCGTCGTCAGAAGTCCTCCTACAACTATCTCCTGGCTCTGGCCGCTGCAGACATTCTAGTTCTGCtcctcattgtttttgttgacttCATATTGGAGGATTTTATTTTGGCGTCATCGCTGCCACCATCATTAAACAGCACTGTGCAGGTTCTGGAGTTCTCCTCCATCCACACCTCCATCTGGATAACGGTGCCTCTCACCATTGACCGCTACATCGCCGTTTGCCACCCTCTTCGCTACCACACAGTCTCCTACCCAGCCCGGACACGCAAGGTGATATTTGCCGTATATATTGGGTGCTTGCTCTCTGCAGCACCTTATTACTGGTGGCCTGAGCTCTGGCATAGCCTTCCTGGTGTTGGCAATGCTgacgaaggaggaggaggagaaagcaaCAGAAGAACTGTGGCCCAACATGTCCTTGTGTGGGTGCACTGTGCCACAGTCTACTTCCTGCCCTGCACAGTTTTCTTTTCCCTCAACACGGTCATTGTGCGAAAACTTCGCAAGCGTCGTAACTGCTTCAGACTGCGTGGATATTCGACTGGAAAAACCACAGCCATTCTCCTCGCCATCACCTCGGTTTTTGCCGTTTTATGGGCACCACGCACCCTCATGATTCTCTACCACTTCTACTCCCCTCCTCCAGCTTCACAAAGTGCTGTCCGTCTGCTCCACATGCTCACTGACATATCAAACATGCTTGCATTGCTCAACACCGgtgtcaatttttttctttactgctTCATCAGCAAGCGTTTCCGTGCCATGGCGGCCAACGTGCTGCGAGCCCTGGTCCACTGCCGGAAGCAGTCGCCACCATTTTACGCCAGCCACAATTTCTCCATCACAAGCAGTCCCTGGATTTCACCAGCCAACTCCCACTGCATCAAGATGTTTGTGTACCAGTACGACAAAAACGGGAAGCCCATCTGTATCTCTTCCTGA